The following proteins come from a genomic window of Edaphobacter sp. 4G125:
- a CDS encoding alpha/beta hydrolase family protein, with protein MLGKFYAKWMYAWETALTTRDTNRIVRPLEWGEDWLEEFVASAGLSEADSEFERMVRLNEAIVGRCEEFFGYETPTDYRLELRYPQLFPTNVRPETLEQEAEYIRQEETGEGVRAEFLRFTSPLRTRYPENDIVNARWYPAPAHKQPGRPKQAIIVMPQWNADAFSHNALCTLFNRFGISALRLSKPYHDIRRPAELERSDYAVSSNIGRTIAACRQAVIDIRCCIDWLQQQGYEQFGVLGTSLGSCYAFIAAAFDPRLQVCAFNHASTWFGDVVWTGQSTRHIRAAFEQEELTQADVRKVFTSISPMSYMDRFAAHRKQVLVIHATYDLTFIREFSLDVLKNFDRLGIDYVSKVLPCGHYTTGETPYKYMDGWFLGSFVYNAFKRLREEKTEVNQPVSSRVGELR; from the coding sequence ATGCTTGGAAAGTTTTATGCGAAGTGGATGTACGCCTGGGAGACGGCGCTGACCACTCGCGATACGAACCGCATTGTGCGGCCCCTGGAGTGGGGAGAGGACTGGCTCGAAGAGTTTGTTGCCAGCGCAGGATTAAGTGAGGCGGACTCAGAATTTGAACGCATGGTCCGGCTTAATGAAGCCATCGTTGGGCGATGCGAAGAGTTCTTCGGATACGAGACGCCGACAGACTACAGGCTGGAGCTTCGCTACCCGCAGCTCTTTCCTACGAATGTACGACCGGAGACCCTGGAGCAGGAAGCTGAGTACATCCGTCAGGAGGAGACGGGCGAGGGTGTACGGGCAGAGTTTCTGCGCTTCACCTCACCGCTACGGACGCGCTATCCAGAGAACGATATCGTGAACGCGCGGTGGTATCCGGCTCCTGCCCATAAACAACCTGGCAGGCCAAAACAGGCGATTATTGTCATGCCACAGTGGAACGCCGATGCCTTCAGCCACAATGCGCTCTGCACATTGTTCAACCGCTTCGGCATTTCGGCGCTACGGCTCTCGAAGCCGTATCACGATATTCGCCGGCCTGCGGAGCTGGAGCGCTCGGACTACGCAGTAAGCTCCAACATCGGCCGCACTATCGCTGCGTGCAGACAGGCCGTAATCGACATTCGTTGCTGCATCGACTGGCTGCAGCAACAGGGTTATGAGCAGTTTGGCGTGTTGGGAACAAGTTTAGGAAGCTGCTACGCCTTCATTGCCGCGGCGTTCGATCCGCGCCTGCAGGTGTGCGCCTTCAACCACGCCTCAACATGGTTTGGCGATGTGGTGTGGACGGGACAGAGCACGCGCCACATCCGCGCAGCGTTTGAGCAGGAAGAACTGACGCAGGCCGATGTGCGGAAGGTGTTCACTTCGATCAGCCCCATGTCGTACATGGATCGATTCGCCGCACATCGCAAGCAGGTCCTGGTGATTCACGCGACATACGACCTGACGTTCATCCGCGAATTTTCGCTCGATGTGCTGAAGAACTTCGATCGGCTGGGAATCGACTATGTCTCGAAGGTTCTGCCGTGTGGGCACTATACGACCGGCGAGACGCCATACAAGTACATGGATGGGTGGTTCCTGGGATCGTTTGTCTATAACGCCTTCAAGCGGCTTCGCGAGGAAAAGACCGAGGTAAACCAACCCGTATCGAGCCGGGTGGGTGAGCTTCGGTAG
- a CDS encoding Maf family protein: protein MLILASSSPRRRQLLQLAGLDFTVESSDVDESAQPGEAPATYVQRLALEKAQAVWEHHKAEQSQDLVVLGADTTVVCDGEILGKPIDPADARRMLRMLAGRTHQVLTGIAAVSLRGLFSEVEITQVYFDLIHEDELNQYIASGEPMDKAGAYGIQGYAARWIPRIEGCFFNVMGLPIACTMALLARAREGHSETQPPPSRLAVR, encoded by the coding sequence ATGCTGATCCTCGCCTCATCTTCGCCGCGTCGCCGCCAGCTTCTTCAACTCGCAGGGCTCGATTTCACTGTCGAATCTTCCGACGTCGATGAGAGCGCCCAGCCTGGTGAGGCTCCGGCGACCTACGTCCAGCGACTCGCGCTCGAAAAGGCTCAGGCCGTATGGGAGCACCATAAAGCAGAACAGTCGCAGGATCTCGTCGTCTTAGGGGCCGATACTACCGTCGTCTGCGATGGCGAGATTCTCGGTAAGCCTATCGATCCTGCTGATGCGCGCCGTATGTTGCGTATGCTGGCCGGACGTACGCACCAGGTTCTTACAGGGATCGCTGCCGTTTCGCTGCGAGGGCTCTTCAGCGAGGTTGAAATTACGCAGGTCTACTTCGATCTGATTCACGAGGATGAACTGAATCAGTACATTGCGAGCGGCGAACCGATGGATAAAGCTGGAGCTTACGGAATCCAAGGATATGCTGCTCGATGGATTCCGCGCATCGAAGGCTGCTTCTTCAACGTGATGGGACTCCCCATTGCGTGCACGATGGCCTTACTGGCTCGGGCTCGCGAAGGACATAGTGAGACGCAGCCGCCACCTTCTCGTCTTGCCGTGCGCTAG
- a CDS encoding sialidase family protein: MCRIAFLLCVGLLLSPHHAIADTSAAALFANGTDSYACFRIPAIVRTPKGTLLAFAEARRHNCGDFGEVRIVMRSSRDEGKSWSPLTTVATNGELQAGNLVPVVDTRDRRYPRGRIFLVYCTGNASEASILKGEGARRIWYRTSTDEGLTWGTPVEITANVKLPSWRGYATGPGHGLQLMHGQHAGRILIAANHSEGNPQPHDHSYDAHAFYSDDHGQTWHLSDSIQWPGSNESTAAEAADGVVVMNSRDQSKETSTRILAISNDGGAHWASTFVAKELIDPACEGSMLSYRYGKRQVLLFSNASDQTQRINLTISASFDNGKTWPKRTVIEEGPAAYSDIVALKGKQLGVLWERGNDGGIFFTAQPIDPLLR; this comes from the coding sequence ATGTGCAGGATCGCATTCCTTCTATGTGTTGGCCTGCTGCTTTCTCCACATCACGCCATTGCGGATACCTCTGCTGCGGCGTTGTTTGCAAATGGGACCGATAGCTATGCATGTTTTCGCATTCCAGCGATTGTAAGAACGCCAAAAGGAACCCTGCTCGCCTTCGCAGAAGCACGTCGGCATAACTGCGGAGACTTCGGCGAAGTTCGTATCGTGATGCGCAGCAGCCGCGACGAGGGAAAATCCTGGAGCCCTTTGACGACCGTAGCGACAAATGGCGAGTTACAGGCGGGCAATCTGGTACCCGTCGTGGACACCAGAGATCGGCGCTATCCCCGCGGCCGCATCTTCCTCGTCTACTGCACTGGGAACGCTTCAGAAGCTTCCATCCTCAAAGGAGAGGGCGCGCGGCGTATCTGGTATAGAACAAGTACCGATGAGGGCCTTACATGGGGCACTCCTGTGGAGATTACAGCCAACGTGAAACTCCCTTCGTGGCGTGGCTATGCGACGGGCCCTGGCCATGGACTCCAGTTGATGCACGGGCAACACGCCGGACGCATCCTGATTGCCGCAAATCACTCCGAAGGGAATCCGCAACCGCATGACCACTCCTATGACGCACACGCGTTCTATAGCGACGACCACGGCCAAACCTGGCACCTTAGCGATTCCATCCAATGGCCGGGAAGCAACGAAAGCACCGCCGCAGAAGCCGCTGACGGCGTTGTTGTCATGAACAGTCGCGACCAGAGTAAAGAGACTAGCACGCGCATTCTCGCCATCTCAAACGATGGCGGTGCACATTGGGCATCAACCTTTGTCGCAAAGGAACTGATCGATCCCGCCTGCGAAGGCAGCATGCTCAGTTATCGCTACGGCAAACGACAGGTACTCCTCTTCAGCAATGCGAGTGATCAAACCCAACGCATCAACCTGACGATCAGCGCTAGCTTCGACAACGGGAAAACGTGGCCAAAGCGCACCGTCATCGAGGAAGGCCCAGCGGCATACTCCGACATCGTCGCGCTAAAAGGCAAACAACTAGGCGTGCTTTGGGAACGCGGCAACGACGGTGGAATCTTCTTCACCGCGCAGCCAATTGATCCTCTTCTGCGCTGA
- a CDS encoding D-hexose-6-phosphate mutarotase, with translation MDLNQLNDHFGIAGVLRFDQHEGLTRAIVTAPAASATIYLQGAHLAHWQPVGEQPVLYMSQKSDMAPGKPMRGGVPIAFPWFATDSKADRFEGKPGPSHGFARIQDWALSFAALAGDDLHLTFTLGPTELSRQMGFDHFRLAFELILGRTLTMRLAVANEAETPLVFEEALHTYFEVADVREVMVTGLEPTGYIDKTDNFRFKPAANAPFTPTGFTDRVYPNTTATCTIHDKAGKRSIAIEKKNSNTTVVFNPWRELPDLGPDEWEKLICVETVNAAPNTVTLAPRSTHVMEAHVTVAKTK, from the coding sequence ATGGATTTGAATCAGCTCAACGATCACTTCGGAATTGCGGGCGTCCTCCGCTTCGACCAACACGAAGGACTTACCCGGGCCATCGTTACCGCGCCTGCCGCCAGCGCCACAATCTATCTGCAGGGCGCTCATCTCGCCCACTGGCAGCCTGTCGGCGAACAACCTGTGCTCTACATGAGCCAGAAGAGCGACATGGCCCCTGGGAAGCCCATGCGTGGAGGCGTGCCGATTGCTTTCCCATGGTTCGCGACGGATTCGAAGGCTGATCGTTTCGAAGGCAAGCCGGGTCCTTCACACGGCTTTGCGCGCATACAGGACTGGGCACTGAGCTTTGCCGCGCTTGCAGGCGATGATCTTCACCTGACCTTCACACTCGGTCCAACGGAGTTGAGCCGACAGATGGGCTTCGATCACTTTCGCCTTGCTTTTGAACTGATCCTCGGCCGGACACTGACGATGCGTCTTGCCGTTGCGAATGAAGCTGAAACTCCCCTGGTCTTTGAAGAGGCGCTGCATACTTATTTTGAAGTGGCTGATGTCCGTGAGGTCATGGTCACGGGCCTTGAGCCCACCGGCTACATCGATAAGACAGACAACTTCCGCTTCAAGCCAGCTGCGAACGCTCCGTTTACTCCCACTGGTTTTACGGATCGTGTCTATCCCAACACCACCGCCACCTGCACGATTCATGACAAGGCTGGCAAGCGTTCGATCGCCATTGAAAAGAAGAACTCCAACACGACCGTCGTCTTCAATCCCTGGCGTGAGCTACCCGACCTCGGGCCCGATGAGTGGGAGAAGCTGATCTGTGTGGAGACCGTCAATGCTGCTCCCAACACCGTCACACTTGCGCCGCGTTCCACGCATGTGATGGAGGCGCACGTTACTGTCGCCAAAACGAAGTAG
- a CDS encoding acetamidase/formamidase family protein has translation MKRCLILFSFLFSANLVYAQVPATKTPFAGKWLATLDFFGTPLYLKVDLNQQEEGLKGTFGGDPLEGKVNGSQYHFLAKDRNGGTEEATGRLENGTLYGDVVETRGDDLAHPFKYTFTAVLAPARSTAAPQRHEFAPTIFYRQFSPLNKPVLRINPGDTIHTTTVDAGGVDGNNVRRVLGGNPQTGPFYVETAMPGDTLVVHINRLRLNRDWAGSDDALVDRATDSNLAVKVKGNGKGIRWHLDTAAGTATPEKPSEHLAKYTIPLRPMLGCVATAVGPAQAPPPTGDSGYYGGNMDFNEITEGATVYLPVSNPGALLYFGDGHAAQGDGELNGNALETSMDVEVTVDVIPGKRPPQPRVENGSTIIATGIAGSLDDAFRAATSNMASWLEDDYKLTPSEIAQVLGTASQYKVAEVADRNVNLVLKLDKERLKTLTQVQK, from the coding sequence ATGAAACGATGTCTCATCCTGTTCAGCTTTTTGTTTTCTGCGAACCTTGTCTATGCGCAGGTGCCAGCGACGAAGACTCCATTTGCAGGCAAATGGCTCGCGACCCTTGATTTCTTTGGCACGCCGCTCTATTTGAAAGTAGATCTCAATCAACAAGAGGAGGGGCTCAAGGGAACCTTTGGCGGCGATCCCCTGGAAGGTAAGGTGAATGGCAGCCAGTATCACTTCCTTGCAAAGGACAGGAATGGAGGCACAGAGGAAGCTACAGGCCGGCTTGAGAACGGGACACTCTATGGCGATGTGGTTGAAACCAGAGGAGACGATTTGGCGCATCCCTTCAAGTACACCTTCACGGCGGTGCTGGCCCCGGCGCGTTCTACGGCTGCGCCGCAACGCCATGAGTTCGCGCCTACAATCTTCTATCGCCAGTTTTCTCCTTTGAACAAGCCTGTCCTCCGCATCAATCCTGGCGATACGATCCATACGACAACGGTCGATGCCGGGGGAGTCGATGGCAACAATGTTCGACGCGTGCTTGGCGGCAATCCGCAGACTGGCCCTTTCTACGTTGAAACGGCGATGCCTGGAGATACGTTGGTGGTCCATATCAATCGCCTTCGTCTGAATCGCGACTGGGCAGGAAGCGACGACGCCCTTGTGGACCGCGCGACCGATAGCAATCTTGCAGTAAAAGTAAAGGGCAACGGCAAAGGAATCCGCTGGCATCTCGATACGGCAGCAGGAACGGCCACTCCAGAGAAACCTTCAGAGCATCTTGCGAAGTACACGATTCCGCTGCGCCCCATGCTGGGTTGTGTCGCCACTGCAGTAGGGCCTGCGCAGGCTCCTCCGCCTACGGGAGACTCCGGCTACTATGGCGGCAATATGGACTTCAACGAGATCACGGAAGGCGCGACGGTCTACCTGCCTGTGTCCAATCCCGGGGCCCTGCTTTACTTTGGCGATGGCCACGCTGCGCAGGGCGATGGCGAGTTGAATGGCAATGCTCTCGAGACCTCGATGGACGTTGAGGTCACGGTCGATGTTATTCCCGGAAAGCGTCCGCCACAGCCTCGGGTGGAGAATGGGTCCACGATCATCGCCACCGGAATCGCAGGGTCGCTCGATGATGCTTTTCGGGCCGCAACATCGAACATGGCTTCATGGCTTGAGGATGATTACAAGCTGACTCCTTCGGAGATCGCACAGGTGCTGGGCACGGCGTCACAGTATAAGGTTGCCGAGGTGGCTGACCGTAACGTGAATCTAGTGTTGAAGCTGGATAAAGAGCGCTTGAAAACCTTAACCCAAGTGCAAAAGTAG
- a CDS encoding YIP1 family protein, translating to MTVETVAGSQDAGLSEVERVVDVFVAPSKTFTDILRNASWWLPFILMLLITVGATFAVDKQVGFVRVAENQIHQSPKQEDRFNNLAPEQKAAQLLRMEKGYRYTSYYSFVFILIFVAAAALLYWVSFNFGLGAQTTYGQMFAVWMYASLPKLISGLLAIVLLMAGVNIDSYNMQNPVGTNLAYYVPDAAPWLRSLLSFFDVIGLWVLALLVIGTAIVAKVSRGKAAAVVVGWWLFGLIVMTGIAAATS from the coding sequence ATGACTGTGGAAACGGTGGCAGGTAGCCAGGATGCAGGGCTGAGTGAAGTCGAACGCGTTGTCGATGTCTTCGTTGCACCCTCAAAGACCTTTACCGACATTCTGCGCAACGCGAGTTGGTGGCTCCCGTTTATCCTGATGCTGTTGATTACAGTGGGCGCAACGTTCGCTGTTGATAAGCAGGTTGGCTTCGTGCGTGTCGCCGAAAACCAGATCCACCAGAGCCCGAAGCAGGAAGACCGGTTCAACAATCTCGCTCCAGAGCAGAAAGCAGCGCAGTTGCTTCGAATGGAGAAGGGATATCGCTATACCAGCTACTACTCGTTTGTCTTTATCCTCATCTTCGTTGCTGCTGCCGCGCTTCTCTATTGGGTGAGTTTTAACTTCGGCCTGGGTGCGCAGACAACCTACGGCCAGATGTTCGCCGTGTGGATGTATGCCTCGCTGCCAAAGCTCATCAGCGGTCTGCTGGCGATTGTGCTGTTAATGGCCGGCGTTAATATCGACAGCTACAACATGCAGAACCCGGTGGGCACAAACCTCGCCTACTACGTGCCCGATGCGGCTCCGTGGCTGCGCAGCCTGCTCAGCTTCTTCGATGTGATCGGTTTGTGGGTACTCGCACTGCTCGTCATCGGAACGGCAATTGTGGCCAAGGTTTCACGCGGAAAAGCCGCTGCGGTCGTCGTGGGATGGTGGTTGTTCGGTCTGATCGTGATGACCGGAATTGCCGCAGCGACAAGTTAG
- a CDS encoding ABC transporter permease, with amino-acid sequence MEMFSAWKALLRRIIRRNEEVELDEELQFHLERQTQENLAQGMESEEARRQARIAFGAMGRARDECRESRPGFWVERLFQDVRYALRGFRRNPVFALTIVATLMLGIGTTTAVFSVVDRILFRSLPYEHADQLVSVGMVHSLETQGFLMGNTYYIWRDNQKPFEEITSEATGPHECDLTEGTPVQLDCEPVEGNFLSTLGITPVLGRNFLPEEARPGGPDVALISYRLWLTHYNLDPKILNKTIQIDGKPVRVIGVLPQSFEMPRLQNVDVLRAIMIDEVADHSANGGYGSPRRVFARLKPGVSLEQAWSAMEPLFHDANKQIPADIRKDIHLSVRSLRDIQTQNVRLMAWVLFGSVISVLLIACANVASLLMARGTSRQRELAVRVALGASKARLFWQTLTETMLLSIAGAVAGYLFAKGLLRLFLALAPARLSFVHKAQLDLRVIGFTLAVSMLCGIFSGLIPALQRPNAELLTGRAEKRMTHASVRQLLVAGQIAAGMILLTVAMLLVRSFRNLDHQQMGIRVDNTVTARVTLGVHKYPELAGQAHFSEAVEDQLRYGPGVSAVAVTDSLPPAPNQNGGRLNQVVVAGKPPVTAGAGEVITSRWVSPGYFPTLEIPILQGRGFSQDEVTSSERPVILNQILAERLFPGQSPLGERMRFGKLDPDSPWYTVIGIAGNVRNSGLTDKTVPEYYLLRRYGSDHWDTHGVWSRTVIFVVRSSAPIETTVQWVHSRITAVDPTLPIDIATMKERVSSLEDQPRFQTVLVSLFAITGLAMAIIGLYGLLSFLVAQREREIGVRMALGATRSNILRLVMGRSLRLIASGTLVGLALSLMVSRMLSHLLFSVGPYDPLSYSLVILLLIFVGLMATLIPARSAISVDPAVTLRSE; translated from the coding sequence ATGGAGATGTTCAGCGCATGGAAAGCTTTACTCCGCCGTATCATCCGGCGCAACGAAGAGGTTGAGCTGGATGAAGAGCTTCAATTTCACCTGGAACGGCAGACGCAAGAAAACCTTGCCCAAGGTATGGAGTCGGAAGAGGCGCGTCGGCAAGCTCGAATCGCATTCGGTGCGATGGGACGAGCCAGAGATGAATGTCGCGAGAGCCGCCCTGGCTTTTGGGTCGAAAGATTATTTCAAGACGTGCGGTATGCTCTTCGTGGTTTTCGGAGGAATCCGGTATTTGCGCTGACTATTGTGGCCACGCTGATGCTTGGCATTGGAACGACGACCGCGGTTTTCAGCGTAGTAGACAGAATTCTGTTTCGCAGCCTGCCGTATGAACATGCGGATCAGCTCGTGTCCGTCGGAATGGTGCATTCGCTTGAAACCCAAGGATTTCTGATGGGGAATACTTACTACATCTGGCGCGATAATCAGAAGCCATTTGAGGAGATAACTTCCGAAGCGACGGGGCCGCACGAGTGCGACCTTACAGAAGGCACTCCCGTGCAATTGGACTGCGAGCCTGTGGAAGGGAATTTCCTTTCCACGCTCGGCATAACGCCCGTTCTCGGGCGCAATTTTTTACCGGAGGAAGCTCGTCCAGGCGGTCCCGATGTCGCACTGATTTCGTATCGCTTGTGGCTCACGCATTACAACCTTGATCCGAAGATCCTGAACAAGACGATCCAGATCGATGGCAAACCGGTTCGTGTGATCGGTGTTCTTCCCCAATCGTTTGAGATGCCTCGTCTACAGAACGTGGATGTACTCCGCGCCATTATGATCGACGAGGTTGCCGATCATAGTGCAAATGGCGGGTATGGATCTCCAAGGAGAGTATTTGCTCGCTTGAAGCCTGGAGTCAGTCTGGAACAGGCGTGGTCTGCAATGGAACCACTGTTTCATGACGCAAACAAACAGATCCCCGCAGACATTCGAAAGGATATCCATCTGAGCGTACGTTCGTTGCGTGACATACAGACACAGAATGTACGGTTGATGGCCTGGGTCCTGTTCGGTTCCGTCATCTCGGTATTGCTGATCGCGTGTGCCAATGTGGCGAGTCTATTGATGGCGCGAGGCACGTCGCGGCAAAGAGAACTGGCGGTAAGGGTGGCTTTGGGGGCCAGCAAAGCAAGATTGTTCTGGCAAACGTTGACGGAGACGATGCTATTGTCGATCGCCGGTGCTGTAGCAGGTTATCTGTTTGCTAAGGGGTTGTTGCGGTTGTTTCTTGCCCTTGCTCCTGCCAGACTTTCGTTTGTACATAAGGCTCAACTCGATCTCAGGGTGATTGGTTTTACCCTTGCGGTTTCGATGCTTTGTGGAATCTTCTCTGGTCTGATACCGGCATTGCAGCGGCCGAATGCAGAGCTGCTGACCGGGCGCGCGGAGAAGAGAATGACGCATGCCTCTGTGAGGCAATTGTTGGTGGCAGGTCAAATTGCTGCAGGCATGATTTTGCTGACAGTGGCGATGCTGCTGGTGCGAAGTTTCCGAAACCTCGACCATCAACAGATGGGGATTCGCGTGGATAACACCGTTACGGCAAGGGTAACGCTTGGAGTACACAAATATCCGGAACTTGCAGGCCAAGCGCATTTTTCTGAAGCCGTTGAAGATCAACTGAGATACGGTCCGGGTGTGAGTGCTGTTGCTGTGACCGATTCTCTCCCTCCTGCGCCGAATCAAAACGGAGGGCGCCTCAATCAGGTTGTGGTCGCGGGCAAGCCGCCTGTGACAGCAGGAGCAGGTGAAGTGATTACATCCCGATGGGTATCCCCTGGATACTTTCCTACACTGGAGATTCCTATTCTGCAGGGCAGGGGCTTTAGCCAAGATGAGGTGACCTCAAGTGAACGCCCCGTCATTCTGAACCAGATTCTTGCAGAACGTCTCTTTCCAGGGCAGAGCCCTTTGGGAGAGCGAATGCGGTTCGGTAAGCTTGATCCGGATTCCCCTTGGTATACGGTGATTGGAATTGCAGGCAATGTAAGGAACAGCGGTCTAACCGATAAGACTGTTCCCGAATATTATCTTCTCCGGCGTTACGGCTCCGACCATTGGGACACGCATGGCGTCTGGAGCCGGACGGTGATTTTTGTTGTCCGTAGTTCAGCACCGATTGAAACGACAGTGCAGTGGGTTCACTCTCGCATTACTGCGGTGGATCCAACCCTGCCGATCGATATCGCAACAATGAAAGAGCGGGTAAGCAGCCTGGAAGATCAGCCGCGATTCCAGACCGTGCTGGTAAGCCTTTTTGCCATCACAGGATTGGCGATGGCCATTATCGGGCTCTATGGCCTGCTCTCCTTCCTTGTTGCGCAACGCGAACGGGAGATTGGAGTACGGATGGCTCTAGGCGCGACGCGGAGCAATATTCTTCGGTTGGTGATGGGGAGAAGTCTGCGGCTGATTGCAAGTGGAACTCTGGTGGGGTTGGCGCTCTCACTGATGGTCTCGCGAATGTTGTCACATCTGTTGTTCAGCGTTGGTCCGTATGATCCGTTGAGTTACAGCCTGGTGATCCTTCTGTTGATCTTTGTTGGCCTGATGGCGACACTTATCCCAGCCCGGTCAGCGATCAGCGTGGACCCAGCGGTAACACTTCGCAGCGAATAA
- a CDS encoding PadR family transcriptional regulator, giving the protein MPPSSDLLQGTLDLLILRSLALEPMHGWGIAQRIQQISRDVLQIGQGSLYPALHRLEYRGWIQAEWGESENNRRAKFYSLTKSGKKQLEAELENWERLSSAIALVLKGA; this is encoded by the coding sequence ATGCCGCCGTCTTCTGATCTTCTGCAAGGCACGCTTGATCTGCTGATTCTTCGATCTCTTGCTCTGGAACCGATGCATGGATGGGGAATTGCGCAACGCATCCAGCAGATTTCGCGAGATGTGCTGCAGATTGGTCAGGGGTCGCTTTATCCAGCGCTGCATCGACTGGAGTACAGGGGTTGGATTCAGGCGGAGTGGGGAGAGTCCGAGAATAATCGTCGCGCTAAGTTCTATTCGCTCACCAAGTCAGGCAAGAAGCAGCTTGAGGCGGAACTGGAAAACTGGGAGCGTCTCTCCTCGGCCATCGCCCTGGTTCTGAAGGGAGCCTGA